One window of Papaver somniferum cultivar HN1 chromosome 9, ASM357369v1, whole genome shotgun sequence genomic DNA carries:
- the LOC113314215 gene encoding transcription factor HHO2-like, whose translation MESNYSEKMKKFQDYMNALEEERNKMQVFHRELPLSLDLINQAISNCRQQLESSTTGTSMDSEEQTTSSDGGSPILEEFIPLNSSICSSHFEKLLQKSSPPEIEVSKNKLDWLKSVQLWNQNPDPVLKEDSSLRKATLPAPESKESSDQRASLPFPSHKTNQTVVATPTSTPGSRTTSSTTETINDSDANYNKNPKRSKEDEEEDHENERERPQGQSSSSSSLRKTRRCWSPELHRRFLSALQQLGGSQVATPKQIRELMKVDGLTNDEVKSHLQKYRLHTRRPSPVHNSVNSQPPQFVVVGGIWVPPPKSLTGESSQSTTQVTCNNRIYAPIAALPHQLGSSSFLSHQNHKNLQFQMTPLHSDGRNITREQEHTIGFKNDHDDNVHLISPSISSSTTCTSTPSLPL comes from the exons aTGGAAAGTAATTACTCtgagaaaatgaagaaatttCAAGATTATATGAATGCTCTTGAAGAAGAACGTAATAAGATGCAAGTTTTTCATCGTGAATTACCTCTCTCGTTAGACCTCATCAACCAAG CGATTTCTAATTGCAGGCAACAGCTAGAAAGCAGTACAACTGGTACTAGTATGGATTCTGAAGAACAGACAACATCAAGTGATGGAGGCAGTCCAATTCTAGAGGAATTTATACCTTTGAATAGTAGTATTTGTTCATCACATTttgaaaaattgttacaaaaatCATCACCTCCAGAGATTGAAGTTTCAAAGAATAAATTGGATTGGTTGAAATCTGTTCAATTATGGAACCAAAATCCTGATCCAGTTCTTAAAGAG GATTCTTCGCTGAGAAAAGCAACACTACCAGCTCCTGAATCAAAGGAAAGTAGTGATCAACGTGCATCTCTTCCTTTTCCTAGCCATAAAACTAATCAAACAGTTGTTGCAACGCCAACATCAACCCCAGGCTCAAGGACAACTAGTTCAACAACAGAAACTATTAATGATAGTGAtgctaattataataaaaatccaaaaagaagtaaagaagatgaagaagaagatcatgAAAACGAAAGAGAAAGACCACAaggacaatcttcttcttcttcttcacttagaAAAACAAGAAGATGTTGGTCTCCTGAACTTCATAGAAGATTTTTAAGTGCTCTTCAGCAACTTGGTGGTTCTCAAG TTGCTACTCcaaaacaaatcagagaattaatgAAAGTTGATGGACTTACTAATGATGAAGTTAAAAGCCATTTACAG aaATACAGACTACATACAAGGAGACCAAGTCCAGTGCACAACAGTGTCaattctcaaccaccacaatTTGTAGTAGTAGGCGGTATCTGGGTGCCACCACCCAAGTCACTTACTGGTGAATCGAGTCAATCGACAACCCAAGTCACTTGTAATAATAGAATATACGCTCCAATAGCTGCACTTCCGCACCAGCTGGGATCGTCTTCTTTCCTTTCGCATCAGAATCATAAGAATTTACAATttcaaatgactccattgcatTCGGACGGTAGAAATATTACTAGAGAGCAGGAACACACTATTGGATTTAAAAATGATCATGATGACAATGTCCATTTAATCTCACCTTCCATTTCATCATCTACTACGTGTACTTCAACGCCATCGTTACCTTTATAA